The genomic DNA AGCATGCGCCTGGTCGTAGTTCAATCTCTATCGCTTCCTGCTCGCCACCGTCAGCGTCCATCGCTGCTTCCTCATCGACAATATCATTTTCTTCAACCGTTGCCACCCGGTATCGTGTGCATAGCTGCTGAAACAGCAGTTTGAACCGCGCCAGCTGATTGTTTTCCATTGCCCGTCTGGCACTCGCGACAACGCTCCGACCGTCAGTTATCGAGGGCAGGGGAAAGCGGCAATGGTCCGCAAGATAGTCGATAATATCGTGCGCCTTGCGCTCGAATGCTAGCTGAAACAAGCGATCGACCACTCCGCGCAGAACCTGTGCCGGCGGACCGGACTGTGTAACTAGCTGATGAAACATATCACGCAGGTTCCAGGCAGTGCTAAACTCCAGCACCGACAAGGATTCGAATTTTTGCCGCCGGGCGTATATATCTAGCTTGCGCACCTGAATAAGATGCTTTACCACGCGTGCGCACATTTCTTCCGCCAGTTCGGGCGGATTTGCAAACCGTCGTAAGAAATAGGCATAGATGGCGCCACAGTAAAATACATTTTCCGCATCGTTGGAGtacagctgctgcagcaggatGTCGAAATTCAACCGCGCGCCCCATGCTAGGAGATCCCTTAACGCGAAACCATCCTGCAGAAGAAATGCATAGTCCAGAGCAGTCCAGCCGAACAGGTCATCGGTAGCATTAACAAGCTCGGCAGGCATGCTTTCCAACAGTTCGCTGGCGGAATTTCCGCTCTTCGCCACCAGATGCAACGGAAGCCGGCCAGCGCAATCTTTCGTCGTTAGCATCGCAGCCGGAGGAGCGTTGTGTAATAGCGCTCGAAACGCTCCCATGGATTTGTTCACCAGCGTCCAGTGCAGCTCGCAGCCCGCGCTCTCCATCAGTATCATTCGATTCAGGAAGTCGCGCATTTTCTCTAGCGAGGGCGTCCATACTGCCTGGGATTGGAACACGCGCTCATGCTTAAACCGTGCCCGGTTTTGGTTTAACCAGCATGCGGCAAAGTATTCCGCAAACAGGCGATGCGCAAACTGTGGCACCCCGTCCCGTATCCCATCGACAATgccggttttttcttctccccggATCACTTCCTCGATCAGCCTGCTGACGCTATCCTGCTCCGGCCGGGACAACAATCGCTCCCTGCTGCTTCGATCGAAAATGGCGCACACGGCCAGCAGGGCGTGACGTTCCTTGATCGTTTTGCTGTAAGACAGGTGACGCGCTTTCGCCGCAGCCGTCATGGCGGCGGAATTGGACGTTCCCGATTTAACCGTCATCAGCAGCTCTATCTTCCGCTCGATGAAATGTTCCACCAGCTGCAGGGTGTCAAGTTTGGCGCCAGCCAGCATGCGTTGCGAGATCGTACGTAACTCAAAATTTGTGTGTTCCACGATCACAGGCAGCAGGGTAACCTGCACCATGTGCAGCAACAGTGGAACAGTCGCCAAATCACCCAAAGCCTCAACAATGATAACATACAGCACGGTCAGCACATGGGTAGAGTGAGCTGTATCACAGCGCCTGTAGCCCGCTACATTGTTCAGAAGAAATTTGTGCAGTGACAGTACAATGTTAGCCCTCGAAAACGGTCGCAATCGCTTGATGCTACAATCGGGGAAGGTGTGTTTGAATTCGCGTTCAAAATCGCACGGCCGGCTGGACAGATAGATGCGTCGCACTCCTGCTAGTCTGGCAAACCGTGCCATGCAGCTCATAACCACCGCCTTATAGTATGGTGCCGTTTCATCGAACCCATCGAGAAGCAATATGAGCTGCTGTTCGTTAAACTTCTCGCGAAACAGGCGCAACTCGATCAGTTGGCTCGCTGGCAGCAGCTGTGCCTTCAGCTCATCCAGTATTATTCGCCCACCTGCCACCGTTAGCAGCGCTGCGCACCGATCGGCTTCCTCTCTGCGCAGGTCCGTTTCTTCGATTGTTTGCCGGTGCACACTCGGTACGAAAAGTGCCAGATGAACGAGCCGATACAGCAGCCTCGCCAGCACTGTATCGTCCAGGCCAGGCACATCCCTGCCGCTTCCATCCAACCGATCGAAGTCGGTCGAGTATTCCATTGCGTTCAGTTTTACCACGTACCGGGTAGGGCTCTGTTTGGCCAACCGCCAAGCTAACCAGGTAAAGAAGCACGTTTTCCCATGGCCTGCCTCGTTCAGGAAAATGCACACCTTGGCACCGCTGTCATCCGGCGCCGGCGGGAAGCTGGGCGAATCAACGTCTTCCTCGTACGTGCCAAGAACACGCGCAACCTCCGAGCTGGTGCTTGCCTCATGATTATCGACATATTTAGCCATTTGGGCAAAAGGTACATCGTCCTGCGCACTATACGCAAAAACGTTGCGGTGTCGGCTGATGTGTTGTGCCACATTCTCCTGCTCTACCGGGCTGTCGTCCAACGGCTCAAAGGTACGCTGAATGTACCAGCGCTTAATTTCGTCATAGTTGCGCTCGTTTACATTATGGTCGCCAGCACGCAGCATGCCCACCTCATCTAGCACATCCACCAACAAGCTCAACTCGTCCGATGGGTGCACAATTCTGCTGAGTGGTGTAACCGTCCCGAACAGCGTTACATGCTCATGGGCTTCAAACACCCGGCGCAGTGCTTCCGGTGCAAGATCATCAACGCAATAGCTCTCACCGGAACTGGTCCTTGCCGTACTACTACTGTCCGGTGCTGTCTCCTCTATTACTATGATCTTTTGATTAAAGCGCTCCGACAGCTCCTTAGAATTCGCGATTAACCCTCGGCTTTGTTTCCCCACGATCAATACCACTTTGATAGTAGGATGATTTACATCCTTAAGATATGACAGCAGAGCGGGAAGAGCTTCGTTCGCGTTTCGCAGCTCTCGGCAGTTCGTACCATCGACGAATAATGCTTCGTATTGCAGCAACGGTAGCGTTTGAGCAACAACCAGCGAGCCTAGCTTCGAACCGAGCGAACTACCGAACTCATAAACCCCGCAACCTCCATCGCGCTGAAGGAATTTGGCTAGGGTGGAGCAAGACAAGCGGTCCGGGGCTATTTCAATGTGGGGATATTTTAGGCGCAACGGTTCAATATATTCCTTCGAGCTGTACATCAATTGCGCTATGGATGGGGTCACGCCCGTTGCACGAAACCATTGCTGCAAACGGTTAACATTGATCGGGACAGGACGCTCGCTCTTGATTGCATTGAACATCTGCAGGTGCAGGCTGTCTACAACCACGGCACCATTGCACCAGTTGGGAAGCAATTCGACTGCCCTGCCGTACATGTCCTCTTCGTGCAGTGAGTTACACACCAGCACGAACGAGTCGTAGAATTTCTTTAGTGTCCTTTCTAGAGGGTTCGCTTCGGCGAGCACGGTTGACAGGGTTGTTCCATCGATCTTGAGTACGACCTCGTTCAGCACCGCTCTAATATCCGATCCAGCAGCGTTTGCTATCCTTCTGTACGCTTTCTCAAACCCAGCTCTAACACTCGCGATCGCTGACGATGTGGTGGGTGGCTCGAAAAATGCTTCACTAAGCTTAAAGCATGATGGCTCGTTTTTTTCCGACTCTAATGATTGAACACATTCGCGCAGCAAACTGGCAAACGTGTTGTACATTGGGTTCGAGAAAGtgatttccgttccgttccacacGTCTGCTGCCAGTACCTTGCCTAGCTCTAGCGCGCACGAGTCGAGTAGCCTTTTCTCTAGCTTCTTACGTGCTGCCGTCGGATTAATTTGGTAGCAGGACGCCCCAATATCAACGCAAAACTGTAACCCATCATGTGCGCAGTTTCGCCTGACCATTAAACGATCCTCTAAGCCTTCGTCCAACGTACCGTTCGTGCACAGTACGTACGTGTGCGTGTTCGTCTTAAGGTGTTGGTCTACCTGTAGAAAGGATATGAAGTACTTTGGGATCGAAAATGAGGAGCTGGTGCAGTTTGCTGGAGCCAGTAGCATGCCTTCCGTCAGCATTGACTTTTTACCATCACGCTTATGTTTCGCCTGCACACTGACGGTGCCCGACGGTAGGCGTGGCGATGAGAAGTGGTACATGATGTCATCGAAATCTTTTCCGGCAGGATCCTCCATCGCGATCTCAAATTCGAATGTGCAATCCTCCTGATACGCTCTGAACGCTCGTAACAAAATCACCAACCCCAAACGCAGCTGATACGAATCGCCATGCAGGGTGGACCTTCCCTTACCGGAACTTACGTTGACCGATAATGGTTCTGCGCTAGTCGCTGTTTGTTGTGATGATGATTCACTGCCGGACGGCGCTAAAAATGATCCCCGCTTTGGCGTGTCGTCCCCATCGATACCGTGCTTCAGGTTGTCcctgaaatgagagagagaaacagtaATGACGAGACAATGTTTGTCCACTGTGTAGGTACGAGCATTGTGACAACGCATATTTAACAACGATGACTCACATGCCGCCTTGCGAACCAACTGTTATTGAAACAGATTCTATAATTTCGTTCCGTTGCCGTTATGGTGCTTCAGCATTCCTTTCTACCAGCTATGTAGATATTCCTGCAATTTCGAAGGAagatttattgttattttaaagcaaataaaacatgTGCAGATAACCGATACTTACGTGAGTGCGACACCGGGTTAACGGTTTGTTTACGAATTGACGCTGACAGATGCAAAACGATGGCCCAGTGAAAATAGTACAACGATAGAAATTGAAGCAATCGTTCGAAGGTTTACACTATGGTATTGCATCGGACATAACATTTTAGAAGTAAATAATCGTGTAATAGTACCTAAAAAGGGCTAAAGTCGGAAATAAGGGCTAAATTCTGAAAAGATGAAAAGATGCCTGAAAAGACGGGCACCCAtctttgcaactgagttacggTAAGGGGtatctttttcagactttttactataattatttatttatttcttatttataATTACACCTGTTTACGATTACAGTCgcatcgctcaccgtttgcttcgactcatgagctgcctgcttcgatttgcatgcCATTACCATCGAATGCGCGACATAACGACCGAATCATATGCCGTTACTACGGAATCACGTGCCGGTAGCTATGGTTTAGGAAATGTTAGCACATTTCAAATACGCTGTTTCTCTCGAACAAATAGTTTTTTCTTGTCGTCATAACGCACGGATAATTTTAACTATTTAAAGAAACAGAAAGcaatttttaaactatttttcgcgtgttttaaatattgtgTCAAAGTAAAAATTGTTGCATCCTGATTAGAACGTAGCCTAACCGTGCGCTCTATGCCGTCTGGGAACTGACAGCATCCGATGTGTACCGGATATGGCTGTCTCGCTCTAGCAACGATCGGGGATGCGCTTTAAGAGCGTAGAAGTTCGTGAGTAAGGATCATGCGGATCCTGGAAGACTCTCTGCTCATCACGGTTCCGGGACAGACGTGGCTCGCGCGCGGCctcgtattttacgtttgtttttaatgttcgttttaattgtgttttaagtgaaataaaaatacacctgtttacagttacagtcgaatcgctcaccgtttgcttcgactcacgagctgcctgcttcgatttgcgtgcCATTACCATCGAAAGAGCGACACTGTGGTCGAATCGCATGCCGTTACTATGGAATCACTTGCCGGTAGCTTTGGTTTTGAAAATGTTAGCACATTTTAAAGTTGCTGTTCCTTTCGAACAgggttggggcggtccggtggccgaggcgacagcggcgccggtcttcacacggcagggccggggttcaaatcccatccagaccgcctccccgtacgaaaggctgactacttttctacgggtaaaattaagtctcagaaagccagaaatggcaggccgagacctctcgaggttgtagtgccacagaagaagaagaagttcctTTCGAACAAATGATTATGTCCTATAGCTACAAATCAAGGATAGTtttaggtaaaagactcgaggaggccccccctagaatcttttgtgtgcagcactgtggcctgtcatttttgttgtacagtgggatttctgtatggtcaaaacccatttgatttaaacattgtgcattgttccttaatacttttaacagacagcgagtagaacttgatgcaatacattgtaacaagtggtttgagattatgatattcttatgtttcctcctttgctgaatatcaatgcaaggtcacaagtattcat from Anopheles stephensi strain Indian chromosome 2, UCI_ANSTEP_V1.0, whole genome shotgun sequence includes the following:
- the LOC118506058 gene encoding uncharacterized protein LOC118506058 codes for the protein MDNLKHGIDGDDTPKRGSFLAPSGSESSSQQTATSAEPLSVNVSSGKGRSTLHGDSYQLRLGLVILLRAFRAYQEDCTFEFEIAMEDPAGKDFDDIMYHFSSPRLPSGTVSVQAKHKRDGKKSMLTEGMLLAPANCTSSSFSIPKYFISFLQVDQHLKTNTHTYVLCTNGTLDEGLEDRLMVRRNCAHDGLQFCVDIGASCYQINPTAARKKLEKRLLDSCALELGKVLAADVWNGTEITFSNPMYNTFASLLRECVQSLESEKNEPSCFKLSEAFFEPPTTSSAIASVRAGFEKAYRRIANAAGSDIRAVLNEVVLKIDGTTLSTVLAEANPLERTLKKFYDSFVLVCNSLHEEDMYGRAVELLPNWCNGAVVVDSLHLQMFNAIKSERPVPINVNRLQQWFRATGVTPSIAQLMYSSKEYIEPLRLKYPHIEIAPDRLSCSTLAKFLQRDGGCGVYEFGSSLGSKLGSLVVAQTLPLLQYEALFVDGTNCRELRNANEALPALLSYLKDVNHPTIKVVLIVGKQSRGLIANSKELSERFNQKIIVIEETAPDSSSTARTSSGESYCVDDLAPEALRRVFEAHEHVTLFGTVTPLSRIVHPSDELSLLVDVLDEVGMLRAGDHNVNERNYDEIKRWYIQRTFEPLDDSPVEQENVAQHISRHRNVFAYSAQDDVPFAQMAKYVDNHEASTSSEVARVLGTYEEDVDSPSFPPAPDDSGAKVCIFLNEAGHGKTCFFTWLAWRLAKQSPTRYVVKLNAMEYSTDFDRLDGSGRDVPGLDDTVLARLLYRLVHLALFVPSVHRQTIEETDLRREEADRCAALLTVAGGRIILDELKAQLLPASQLIELRLFREKFNEQQLILLLDGFDETAPYYKAVVMSCMARFARLAGVRRIYLSSRPCDFEREFKHTFPDCSIKRLRPFSRANIVLSLHKFLLNNVAGYRRCDTAHSTHVLTVLYVIIVEALGDLATVPLLLHMVQVTLLPVIVEHTNFELRTISQRMLAGAKLDTLQLVEHFIERKIELLMTVKSGTSNSAAMTAAAKARHLSYSKTIKERHALLAVCAIFDRSSRERLLSRPEQDSVSRLIEEVIRGEEKTGIVDGIRDGVPQFAHRLFAEYFAACWLNQNRARFKHERVFQSQAVWTPSLEKMRDFLNRMILMESAGCELHWTLVNKSMGAFRALLHNAPPAAMLTTKDCAGRLPLHLVAKSGNSASELLESMPAELVNATDDLFGWTALDYAFLLQDGFALRDLLAWGARLNFDILLQQLYSNDAENVFYCGAIYAYFLRRFANPPELAEEMCARVVKHLIQVRKLDIYARRQKFESLSVLEFSTAWNLRDMFHQLVTQSGPPAQVLRGVVDRLFQLAFERKAHDIIDYLADHCRFPLPSITDGRSVVASARRAMENNQLARFKLLFQQLCTRYRVATVEENDIVDEEAAMDADGGEQEAIEIELRPGACCVSSKKNVGLSLPDRPLSADLDTDNRDEIVVEWLLATAKHIGNVPIASYILQKAKLAVTNRLIVTVMRLFPQSSRDFCHRKSVPAYRYLLSKTLDLHSVDEEGRNLFHMTAQNGCFYMLPCLIATGFDPRQINVRNRWNGFHYLMSSADMFGWRACKALAFFQRRSAPVDGFDTLSTEGESVFDVAIANSAWPAAQMLVQAQYSSLSCGEKVDAMVRFIGGMLRKHGAERTLEFLFFSRVHSLPNAFVADQMWYAVYSFLIKQIPLV